The genome window ATGATTTGAACTATATATTACAGTTTATATTTTACAGACACATATTTAATATTATACTATCATATTTTAACATTATCTGCACAAAACAATCTGATATCACCGGAAGACAACAGTTCAAAGTTTCAAATTAAAAGGTTTCAGAATTTCCACActgagaaaaatgtcaaaatgccAACTTTCTGTTCTGATTCAGAGTgacaacaaattttgaaatgtctgaATTTCCCCCAGAGGGGGAATTCCATTCTCCAACCGGCTCATACATTTTTTCATGCTTACGCCAGGCATTGCCAACAAACATGGCCCAAATCTTAAGCTTGCACATGTGAGTGTGTTAGGGGCAAAAACCAGGAGATGGAGCATGTTTGCTGAGGAGATATATGGAACACCTTGTGAGTCTAGTGGCTGGTGAACAAAGAATGTTTATGAGTTTTCTACTGCTCCAAACAAGTGCATTTGTTCCATTAGTTTAATcagcagaggctcatgctttaagaTGACCCCCCCATACACATTTTAGAGACGTTTAAAATATAGATCATGTTGTGAAGCTAAATTTTGAAGTGAAAGCCAATTGCTGGCCTGGGCTGCAGCTCATGAAGATAGTGTCTGGGAAGATTTCCCTTTTTTCTAAACATATATATTCCCGTTTTGAAGCCAAAACTTCAAAGAGTCAGCAAGACCAAAAGAAGTGCAACTTGTGAAAAGCGTTACCCTATATTTCAGTAGAAAAGATAACCATGCTTCAAGAAAGGTCAATCTTAGAAACAGGCATTTGCAAATGGGAGCTCAGCCAAGAAATTCTTGCCTTCCTGCCTCTCCAATTCCATGAACAAGATCTAGCCCTGCTTCCCCTCCATCCCTACAGATACGAAGACGAAATCAACAGGCGCACAGCCGCAGAGAATGAGTTTGTGGTGCTCAAGAAGGTGAGCCGTGCTAAGATCAATTTCAATTTTCATAGTGTTTTCGGTATCggaggctgaaattttcaaagatgcctaagAGAGCTTGgtgtccaaatcccattgaaatgccTCCTTGGCCCTACAAGTTTCAATTGTCCCACTAGGTCTTCCAAGGGGGCTGGAGGTAGCATCTTgtccccactcccacacccctgACACTACACTAGAGCTGGCCTGGACCTGACAGAAAGGTAAGGGAGAGATTGTGAGCAACCCCCATGTGAGCCCAGCTGGGTAAAAATGCACCCAAGGCTCTACACTCTCCCTATCTTTGGCCCAGAATGCTTCAGAGTTCTTCCCCTATAAGCTCTATGCACCTCTTAGCTGAGCTTTGTCCTTTAAAAGTCAGCAATGCAATGAAGTGTCTCTACCAACTTCCCCAGCCCACAAAGAGCCGGAAAGGCAGCTTGATCTTTACCCCTAGTCAATCCTTAGCTTCTTTTCTGCTCCAGCCAAGGCTGCTAGGTTGCAGTTGTGACTGTGCTTGGTGTTTCTCAGGACGTTGACGCTGCCTATATGACCAAGATAGAGCTGGAGGCCAAGGTGGATGAGTTGATGGATGAGATCAACTTCCTCAGAATCCTCTACGATGCGGTATTGCTTCTTCTCTTGGCGTCTTTGCTAGGAAATTAAATATGGCCTATGTTCATGAGCAGGCTTAATGTGGGAGGGAATCAAGACCACCACCACAGAAGGTGGTTTTGTCCATTGGATAGGGCATTGGTCTGGCAGTCGGTAGACCTGGGTTGTGTTCCTAACTTTGCCACTTAGCCGTTGTGTGATCTTGGAGTCAAGTCATTTCATTGCTGTTTTGTCTACTTCTATCATAAGGTCTTCAGGGCTGGGTCTATCTCATTCTGTGTTGATACGATGCCTGACTCAATGCAGCCCTGACCTCGGCTGAAGCCTCTACGTGcgactgcaatataaataaaaacacatgCCTTTTTATCGTACGAGAGAATAATCCTTAGAATTTCTAAGTACATAACTACTGTACTACTTAGGGCTACTGCAGTGACTATGTACCACTCAGCTTTACCTTCTCAGACTGCTAGACTGTCAGACTTCACATCCCCTGAGTGGTTTTGAATAATACCAATTCCCAGTGTGCTCCTGTCTCCGTGTTCGGCTTAAATAAAAATGCTAGagtccagattctgatctcagctacgcctttgtaaatccagagtaacctcattgacttctgtggagtcactctggattgaTACAGGTGTGGAGTCACTTTGGATTTACACAGATTTACACTGGAATCTGGACCTAAACTTCAAAAGATAGTGAACTCGTTTTTGATGTGCTACACCACTGTCAATCCAGAGCAGCTTCACTGGCCCAAATGGACTTTCTCCTGATTTGCACCTGTGTACATGGAAGGAGAATCACATCCAGCATTTTCGGGACATTTCTGCTCTAAAGCTGACTCAGACGCTCATGTACTTCTGCAGGAACTGGCCCAGCTGAATGCCCAGGTGTCTGACACCTCCGTCATCCTGTCCATGGACAACAACCGAGACCTGGACCTCAGCAGCATCGTGAATGAAGTCAAAGCTCAGTACGAGGACATTGCTAACAGGAGCCGAGCTGAGGCTGAGTCATGGTATCAGAACAAGGTGAGCGGATCTATAAACGGAGGACCCCGGATGCTTCTCTGGGTGTTCAGTTCTTTAAAAACAGTGCACAGAGCTATGCAGTTATTGCCGCCCCAATGGATGGCTGCTTCGGTAAAGTGCATGGCTGGGCAATAGgttgtgtatatgtgtatatatatattttgctctTGTTTCTGAATATTAGTTCGAGGAGCTGCGAGCCACTGCTGGGAAACACGGCGATGACCTGCGGAACACAAAGGGAGAAATCTCAGAGCTCAACCGGCTGATCCAGAGGTTACGGGCTGAGACTGAGAATGCAAGGAGCCAGGTAGGAACGGCTAccacaggggtggccaatctgagcccgagaaggagccagaatttaccaatgtaccttgccaaagagccacagtaacacgtcagcagcacatacacacacaccccgctcccagcgcctcctccTACCTCCCGATctgctgtttcgtggcgtgcaggaggctctgggggggagggggaggcgcgaAGGCACGGCCGGCTCAGGGGAgggcatgggaaggggtggagtgggggcagggcccgtggcagagccaggggttgagcagtgagcaccccccggcacattggaaagttggcgcttgtagctccagccccggagtcggggCCTATATAAGGAGCCatatattaacctctgaagagccgcatgtggctccggagccacaggttggccacccctgggctatcACTAGAGACAGGAGAAGACAGAACTGCCTGCTCCTGTCACCCAgtttcctgccctctgccccacgcTATCAGCTGCAGTACAGTGAGGATGTATAGCCACACCAGCTGCAGTCAGTAGAGGGCGACATGTCACACTTAAGTAGTTTCATtccacccagcagagggcagtggtgtgcATGCGTGCTCACCCGCGTACATATCTGCCTTTTCTCCACGGCACGAAATCATTCCTGCTAAGCCAGAGACTCACCCTTCACAATAGTTTGTACGCTGCAGAGATGGCCATAGCTCTAAACACTACAACACAAGACTTATCAGCAGTACATATAAATCAGTCTCCACTCTCTGACTGGATCTTTTTCCTCAGTAGCACAGCCCAGATTAGTGGTGACGATGATGCAGCAAAGAGCTgcaatgaacataagaacggccctactgggtcagaccaagggtccatctagcccagtatccagtctactgacagtggccaatgccaggtgccccagagggaatgaacagaacatgtaatcacccagtgatccatgccctgtcgctcattcccagcttctggcaaacagaggctacggaaATGTACAGGCCAGTCACCCCGCCGGGTGCTAACAGCAGCAAAGGCAGATAGGAGTCAGCTCTCTGCCTGTGAATTCTGCACTGTtaaaggagagaggggaaaaaacagagagaaatgacTGGTAATTAAAAGGAAGCCAactcccttcccctgcagtgcACCAATCTGCAGACGGCGATCGCAGACTCCGAGCAGCACGGCGAGCTGGCTCTTAAAGATGCCAGGATGAAGGTGGCTGATCTGGAGGATGCTCTCCAGAAGGCCAAGCAGGACATGGCCCGCCAGCTGCGGGAGTACCAGGAGCTGATGAACGTCAAGCTGGCGCTAGATATCGAGATCGCTACCTACAGAAAGctgctggagggagaggagagcaggTAGGTGCAAGATCATGAGAGTGATCATAATGCTTCTGACTCACTGAGATACAGCACTCTTCACTGacagctctcaaagcacttttcaatggagggaggggagtgtCTTTATTCCTATTCtacaaacagggaaactgaggccccgAGAGAGAATTGAGGTGTACATAGTGGTGAGTCTAATATAAAtccctagatagatagataataatGTAtgcacatagagagagagagaaagttatATATGCAGATTGATATAGCAATTCAGGATAacatatagatagatagaggagTGTGTATggaggatggatggatagataaatGTGTATGTATGGGGATAGCTAGATACTTCCtttcccaaggttacacagcaagtcaatggcagagacagaatagaacccaagtcactttattatttgtattgaagtCGCACCCAGAGGTTCCAATCAGCGATCCAGAGCCCATTGGGCTAGGAGgtggacagtccctgcccccaaagagcttacaaagtCCTCGCACAGGACAAGAGACAAGAGGTGGATACAACAAACATATGGAGGAGGGACCACAGGGAGCAGCATCTGCTGACTCTCAGCCCAGCTCACGGAGTGGCTAATCTTTTGCAAAATTACAATGACTCTGTTGGGGGCTGGTTTCCCTATTCAGGTAGGACGGATGGTACAGTGGTTAGTCTAGCCTACAATTTAGGAGAATCGGGTCTGGTTCCCTGCTTTACTGCACCCTTCTCCTGTGATGTTGAGCAATTCACTtcgggccagatttttaaaggcatttaggctccACGGACAGAAACAGACTAGCCTCCTAGGAAAACATGAAAACAGACTGTTTCGATGGACTAGATGAATATGACAGTCCATTCTGGCCTTTTAGTCAATGAGTCTTTGAAGATCTTAGCACTGCAAGCTGGCCGGAAAAAGCAGCTGTGATCAACTTCCTTCCCGTATTTACAGTATGTCGATCTTAAAAGCCGAACTCCTCCATGTGACTTTTACCTTCCTCTTGTCTGCCTTCCCCCACAGGCTGAGCGGAGAGGGCGTCATCCCTGTCAGCTACTGTGAGTATCTCTCTCTTGTCCGGGGCAGTGTCTGGGCTTATGTAACCCGTGCTAGGCGAGTGTGGGTATTTGCTCCCTCTATGGCTGGCCCACATAAGCCATTAAAGGGTCTGCTCCTCTTGATAGTTACACGGTCTGGCCCCAGCTCATTTAGACAGGTACTGtctcttgatttcaatggagcttgGGTGCCTAGCTATCTCTGAGGCTCTGCAGTCTTTTATCTCCAGAGGCGGAGCCCACATTTTTAGtgtcagaggtcccaggttcaatacCCAATGCCagtcagtagggttgccaactttggttggacgaattcctggaggtttcatcacatgatgtAGCCTTTAATTAAAGAGTCATCTTGAATTCCTGGAGACTCTGGGACAATcgtggagggttggcaaccctaccggtAGGGCCAGTTAAGAGTCCATGTTTCACTGGAACCGAATATCTGATTCAACTGGGCATCTGACCAGGCTGTGGTTTTCTTGCAGCGGTGGTCAGCTCTAGTGCTGGAGTTGGTGGCGGAGCTGGTTTAGGAGGAGGATCTGGTGGCTTTAGCTCAGCAGGAGGCGGAGGAGGATTCGGCTATGGAGCTGGAAGTGGTCTCAGTCTCGGAGGCGGAGGGTTCAGCTTTGGAAGCGGAGTCGGCTTCGGAGGGGGCAGTGGCCTTGGCTACGGaggtggcagcgggctgagtgccGGAGGAGGAAATTTCAGCACCGGAAGTGGGAAAGGCGCTGGGGTGGGAACCAGCGTGGGCGTGAAAATTGTCTCCACAACCTCTTCCAGCAAAAAGACCATAAAAAGTTAAGCTTGAGGAATTCCCCACAACTCAAGTAATAGAtatacacccccccacacacacataccctgcaTAACTTGATACTAGCCCCTGCGGCAACAATCCATCACGTTGCCAAGAAACCCCCTGTAGCATCTTGAATTCCTTCAGCCACCCCTTTTATAATTCTAGTGTGAATGGCTGTTTCTTTGCCTCCTGGTATAGTAGTTCTTAAGCACTTGGGTCCTCATTCAGGAAAGCTGTTAAACATGTGCTCAAGTTACGTGTGTGCTTGAGCATTTTCTAAAAGGGACCTAAACCTTTGTTTAAATGTTAAGTCTCTGCGTAAGTGAACAGGGGCGTTTGTTGCATTCTGTGTGGCCTGAGAGGTTGTCAGCATTTTCAAACCTGGTACCCAAGCCTAAGAATCTAAGggagacattttcaaaagagccgaGTGGATTTAGGCA of Natator depressus isolate rNatDep1 chromosome 20, rNatDep2.hap1, whole genome shotgun sequence contains these proteins:
- the LOC141974945 gene encoding keratin, type II cytoskeletal 75-like isoform X2, yielding MSWQSGSIRSGGGGRGFSTVSAVVPSSHRASFSSVAVSRSGGGFGRLGAGGSFGSRSLYNLGGTKKISIGGGSNLRSGFGGGAGGGFGHGGGCSFGGGAGGGGLSVGAGTAGSGFGFGGSGLGFGGGGGFGGGRSPAGFGGGNSPGMGTIQEVTINQSLLAPLNLEIDPNIQQVRKEEKEQIKSLNNRFASFIDKVRFLEQQNKVLETKWTLLQDQGQKSNSSKNNLEPLFESYINNLRKQLNNLLNERGRLEGELKNTQDLVEDFKNKYEDEINRRTAAENEFVVLKKDVDAAYMTKIELEAKVDELMDEINFLRILYDAELAQLNAQVSDTSVILSMDNNRDLDLSSIVNEVKAQYEDIANRSRAEAESWYQNKFEELRATAGKHGDDLRNTKGEISELNRLIQRLRAETENARSQCTNLQTAIADSEQHGELALKDARMKVADLEDALQKAKQDMARQLREYQELMNVKLALDIEIATYRKLLEGEESRLSGEGVIPVSYSVVSSSAGVGGGGFSFGSGVGFGGGSGLGYGGGSGLSAGGGNFSTGSGKGAGVGTSVGVKIVSTTSSSKKTIKS
- the LOC141974945 gene encoding keratin, type II cytoskeletal 75-like isoform X1, which codes for MSWQSGSIRSGGGGRGFSTVSAVVPSSHRASFSSVAVSRSGGGFGRLGAGGSFGSRSLYNLGGTKKISIGGGSNLRSGFGGGAGGGFGHGGGCSFGGGAGGGGLSVGAGTAGSGFGFGGSGLGFGGGGGFGGGRSPAGFGGGNSPGMGTIQEVTINQSLLAPLNLEIDPNIQQVRKEEKEQIKSLNNRFASFIDKVRFLEQQNKVLETKWTLLQDQGQKSNSSKNNLEPLFESYINNLRKQLNNLLNERGRLEGELKNTQDLVEDFKNKYEDEINRRTAAENEFVVLKKDVDAAYMTKIELEAKVDELMDEINFLRILYDAELAQLNAQVSDTSVILSMDNNRDLDLSSIVNEVKAQYEDIANRSRAEAESWYQNKFEELRATAGKHGDDLRNTKGEISELNRLIQRLRAETENARSQCTNLQTAIADSEQHGELALKDARMKVADLEDALQKAKQDMARQLREYQELMNVKLALDIEIATYRKLLEGEESRLSGEGVIPVSYSVVSSSAGVGGGAGLGGGSGGFSSAGGGGGFGYGAGSGLSLGGGGFSFGSGVGFGGGSGLGYGGGSGLSAGGGNFSTGSGKGAGVGTSVGVKIVSTTSSSKKTIKS